The Diprion similis isolate iyDipSimi1 chromosome 11, iyDipSimi1.1, whole genome shotgun sequence genome includes a region encoding these proteins:
- the LOC124412461 gene encoding E3 ubiquitin-protein ligase SH3RF3-like isoform X1, translating to MDECMLNDLLECSVCLERLDTSSKVLPCQHTFCKKCLEEILSTHRELRCPECRVLVDVKIDDLPPNVLLMRILEGMRNATPRAIKTPVRGTPGPQRLLGGHQVAPVSATANQVPITIPADPMRQTNSAAKQVHLHNQPYGRAIYDYISKVPGDLSFKKGDIVILSKKIDNNWYFGECGNSHGVFPLSYVQVMTPLPPHVPQCKALYDFRMTNDDEDGCLTFNKGEVISVIRRVDENWAEGKLLDRIGIFPLAFVELNSVARALMKLSTNAQPGPSRVAPPTPTNEETTPLIPTDHSRNVQAASQPRPQIPLASTLPMSDNSSVVSSGGSSTTTTPNTPNSSNTSSSSSTAPSSPSSPAATSPPAVGSRHSMKRHSFTAINSGHHPHTHHRHSAEILSPAIDAALTGANESFTPVQTSSSTDPGVRHKRSGSSDLVLAQPSQNMLTTPGGSHLPAAYIALYPYKPQKADELELRKGGIYMVTERCQDGWFKGTSNRTQKCGVFPGNYVAPAKSQLQIRNICRNASSGATHQSNQSTSLSSSSNEPRPCITYTRNKGAAPQPLGPRPPPPELPPRTTSPASGISSSWHSQGETQNQAQSQTNEQQSLVANPLGRSHSAVMSSNLGKQTMLLPPLGDLNRSPNNTLRLTSTVSPPPNTSVAAGTARNIEKKEKKEKGVSLMRRLTNIKKSKSPPPTSYSMDNPVFDDGNTVTVVNPVHIRSGSCPSQLLQVCPQLDVNTQNTHLRLYTGSGSSHATASQRLKHKERPSLPVTFLQRSGDNGVGTAAVANHHRKSNSLDAGTGKQSKQQTSGRERDRVYRFRCIVPYPPNSEFELELRVGDIIHVHKKRDDGWYKGTLQRTGRTGLFPASFVEAF from the exons ATGGATGAGTGTATGCTCAACGATTTGCTCGAGTGTTCAGTTTGCCTTGAGCGACTGGATACTTCCAGTAAAGTACTGCCCTGCCAGCatactttttgcaaaaaatgtctGGAGGAAATTCTCAGCACTCACAGGGAGCTCAGATGTCCGGAGTGCAGGGTCCTAGTCGATGTCAAAATCGATGACCTCCCGCCAAATGTACTTTTGATGCGGATCTTGGAAGGGATGCGCAACGCTACCCCCAGGGCCATTAAAACTCCAGTACGTGGTACTCCGGGTCCCCAAAGATTGCTCGGAGGTCATCAGGTCGCCCCGGTTTCAGCCACTGCCAACCAAGTCCCTATTACTATCCCTGCAGACCCTATGCGCCAAACAAATTCTGCGGCGAAACAGGTCCACCTGCACAATCAGCCTTATGGTCGTGCTATTTATGATTATATATCGAAGGTGCCAGG AGATCTGAGTTTCAAGAAAGGTGACATAGTGATTCTCAGTAAGAAAATTGACAACAATTGGTACTTCGGAGAATGCGGAAATAGTCATGGAGTTTTTCCCTTATCATATGTTCAG GTAATGACACCATTGCCACCCCACGTACCCCAGTGTAAAGCTTTATATGACTTCCGGATGACTAATGATGACGAAGATGGATGTCTCACATTTAATAAG ggCGAAGTTATCAGTGTGATAAGAAGAGTCGATGAAAATTGGGCTGAAGGCAAACTGCTGGATCGCATTGGGATATTTCCCCTTGCTTTTGTTGAATTAAACAGCGTCGCTAGAGCATTGATGAAACTCTCTACCAA TGCACAACCAGGGCCTTCCAGAGTGGCACCCCCAACACCCACCAATGAAGAAACGACTCCACTTATCCCAACAGATCATTCTCGCAATGTACAAGCAGCAAGTCAGCCTCGACCGCAAATACCTTTG GCATCCACACTACCAATGTCGGATAATAGTTCAGTTGTTTCATCTGGTGGCAGTTCGACGACAACAACTCCTAATACTCCAAACAGTTCAAATACTTCAAGTAGCTCAAGTACAGCACCTAGTAGCCCAAGCAGTCCAGCAGCAACATCACCACCTGCTGTTGGAAGTAGGCATAGCATGAAGCGCCACAGTTTCACTGCCATAAATTCAGGCCATCATCCACACACTCATCACAGACACAGTGCTGAAATTCTCAGTCCAGCTATTGATGCTGCCTTGACCGGTGCAAATGAATCTTTTACCCCAGTTCAG ACAAGTAGCAGCACTGATCCTGGTGTACGCCATAAACGTAGTGGCAGCAGTGATCTGGTACTGGCACAGCCGTCTCAAAATATGCTTACAACTCCTGGTGGTAGTCACTTACCTGCGGCATATATAGCTCTCTATCCTTATAAACCGCAGAAAGCTGACGAGTTGGAATTGCGTAAAGGTGGAATTTATATGGTAACCGAACGCTGCCAGGATGGTTGGTTCAAGGGCACATCGAATCGGACCCAAAAATGTGGAGTTTTTCCTGGGAATTATGTTGCCCCAGCAAA GTCTCAATTACAGATACGTAACATTTGTCGTAACGCATCAAGTGGAGCTACTCATCAGAGTAATCAATCGACGTCTCTCTCTTCAAGCAGCAATGAGCCACGACCTTGCATAACTTATACTAGAAACAAAGGCGCAGCCCCACAACCCCTGGGTCCCCGACCTCCGCCACCTGAGCTTCCTCCGAGAACTACAAGTCCTGCATCTGGTATATCTTCATCGTGGCACAGCCAAGGCGAAACTCAGAATCAAGCTCAATCTCAGACCAATGAACAACAATCTCTGGTAGCCAATCCACTTGGACGGAGTCACAGTGCAGTAATGTCCTCAAATCTAG GTAAACAGACGATGTTACTTCCACCATTGGGTGATCTAAACAGAAGTCCTAACAATACACTGCGTTTAACCAGCACTGTGAGCCCACCTCCCAACACTTCCGTGGCAGCTGGTACTGCAAGAAATATTGAGAAG aaagagaaaaaagaaaaaggagtcTCACTGATGCGTCGCTTAACTAATATTAAGAAATCGAAGTCTCCTCCACCGACATCGTATTCAATGGATAATCCAGTGTTTGATGATGGAAATACCGTAACTGTTGTAAATCCCGTCCACATTAG ATCGGGTTCTTGCCCGAGCCAGCTACTGCAGGTTTGTCCACAGCTGGATGTAAATACTCAAAATACACATCTTCGTCTCTACACTGGTTCTGGCTCAAGTCACGCAACTGCATCCCAAAGATTGAAACATAAGGAGCGGCCCTCCTTACCTGTGACTTTTTTGCAAAG gaGTGGAGATAATGGAGTAGGCACAGCTGCCGTAGCTAATCATCATCGTAAGAGTAATTCATTGGATGCTGGTACCGGAAAGCAAAGTAAACAGCAAACTTCGGGTAGAGAGCG AGATCGTGTCTATCGATTTCGTTGCATCGTCCCGTATCCTCCAAATAGTGAGTTTGAATTGGAACTTCGTGTTGGTGATATAATACATGTCCACAAGAAACGTGATGACGGATGGTACAAAGGAACTCTACAGCGTACAGGTCGAACTGGATTATTTCCAGCCAGTTTTGTTGAAGCTTTCTGA
- the LOC124412461 gene encoding E3 ubiquitin-protein ligase SH3RF3-like isoform X2, which produces MDECMLNDLLECSVCLERLDTSSKVLPCQHTFCKKCLEEILSTHRELRCPECRVLVDVKIDDLPPNVLLMRILEGMRNATPRAIKTPVRGTPGPQRLLGGHQVAPVSATANQVPITIPADPMRQTNSAAKQVHLHNQPYGRAIYDYISKVPGDLSFKKGDIVILSKKIDNNWYFGECGNSHGVFPLSYVQVMTPLPPHVPQCKALYDFRMTNDDEDGCLTFNKGEVISVIRRVDENWAEGKLLDRIGIFPLAFVELNSVARALMKLSTNAQPGPSRVAPPTPTNEETTPLIPTDHSRNVQAASQPRPQIPLASTLPMSDNSSVVSSGGSSTTTTPNTPNSSNTSSSSSTAPSSPSSPAATSPPAVGSRHSMKRHSFTAINSGHHPHTHHRHSAEILSPAIDAALTGANESFTPVQTSSSTDPGVRHKRSGSSDLVLAQPSQNMLTTPGGSHLPAAYIALYPYKPQKADELELRKGGIYMVTERCQDGWFKGTSNRTQKCGVFPGNYVAPAKSQLQIRNICRNASSGATHQSNQSTSLSSSSNEPRPCITYTRNKGAAPQPLGPRPPPPELPPRTTSPASGISSSWHSQGETQNQAQSQTNEQQSLVANPLGRSHSAVMSSNLGKQTMLLPPLGDLNRSPNNTLRLTSTVSPPPNTSVAAGTARNIEKKEKKEKGVSLMRRLTNIKKSKSPPPTSYSMDNPVFDDGNTVTVVNPVHIRSGDNGVGTAAVANHHRKSNSLDAGTGKQSKQQTSGRERDRVYRFRCIVPYPPNSEFELELRVGDIIHVHKKRDDGWYKGTLQRTGRTGLFPASFVEAF; this is translated from the exons ATGGATGAGTGTATGCTCAACGATTTGCTCGAGTGTTCAGTTTGCCTTGAGCGACTGGATACTTCCAGTAAAGTACTGCCCTGCCAGCatactttttgcaaaaaatgtctGGAGGAAATTCTCAGCACTCACAGGGAGCTCAGATGTCCGGAGTGCAGGGTCCTAGTCGATGTCAAAATCGATGACCTCCCGCCAAATGTACTTTTGATGCGGATCTTGGAAGGGATGCGCAACGCTACCCCCAGGGCCATTAAAACTCCAGTACGTGGTACTCCGGGTCCCCAAAGATTGCTCGGAGGTCATCAGGTCGCCCCGGTTTCAGCCACTGCCAACCAAGTCCCTATTACTATCCCTGCAGACCCTATGCGCCAAACAAATTCTGCGGCGAAACAGGTCCACCTGCACAATCAGCCTTATGGTCGTGCTATTTATGATTATATATCGAAGGTGCCAGG AGATCTGAGTTTCAAGAAAGGTGACATAGTGATTCTCAGTAAGAAAATTGACAACAATTGGTACTTCGGAGAATGCGGAAATAGTCATGGAGTTTTTCCCTTATCATATGTTCAG GTAATGACACCATTGCCACCCCACGTACCCCAGTGTAAAGCTTTATATGACTTCCGGATGACTAATGATGACGAAGATGGATGTCTCACATTTAATAAG ggCGAAGTTATCAGTGTGATAAGAAGAGTCGATGAAAATTGGGCTGAAGGCAAACTGCTGGATCGCATTGGGATATTTCCCCTTGCTTTTGTTGAATTAAACAGCGTCGCTAGAGCATTGATGAAACTCTCTACCAA TGCACAACCAGGGCCTTCCAGAGTGGCACCCCCAACACCCACCAATGAAGAAACGACTCCACTTATCCCAACAGATCATTCTCGCAATGTACAAGCAGCAAGTCAGCCTCGACCGCAAATACCTTTG GCATCCACACTACCAATGTCGGATAATAGTTCAGTTGTTTCATCTGGTGGCAGTTCGACGACAACAACTCCTAATACTCCAAACAGTTCAAATACTTCAAGTAGCTCAAGTACAGCACCTAGTAGCCCAAGCAGTCCAGCAGCAACATCACCACCTGCTGTTGGAAGTAGGCATAGCATGAAGCGCCACAGTTTCACTGCCATAAATTCAGGCCATCATCCACACACTCATCACAGACACAGTGCTGAAATTCTCAGTCCAGCTATTGATGCTGCCTTGACCGGTGCAAATGAATCTTTTACCCCAGTTCAG ACAAGTAGCAGCACTGATCCTGGTGTACGCCATAAACGTAGTGGCAGCAGTGATCTGGTACTGGCACAGCCGTCTCAAAATATGCTTACAACTCCTGGTGGTAGTCACTTACCTGCGGCATATATAGCTCTCTATCCTTATAAACCGCAGAAAGCTGACGAGTTGGAATTGCGTAAAGGTGGAATTTATATGGTAACCGAACGCTGCCAGGATGGTTGGTTCAAGGGCACATCGAATCGGACCCAAAAATGTGGAGTTTTTCCTGGGAATTATGTTGCCCCAGCAAA GTCTCAATTACAGATACGTAACATTTGTCGTAACGCATCAAGTGGAGCTACTCATCAGAGTAATCAATCGACGTCTCTCTCTTCAAGCAGCAATGAGCCACGACCTTGCATAACTTATACTAGAAACAAAGGCGCAGCCCCACAACCCCTGGGTCCCCGACCTCCGCCACCTGAGCTTCCTCCGAGAACTACAAGTCCTGCATCTGGTATATCTTCATCGTGGCACAGCCAAGGCGAAACTCAGAATCAAGCTCAATCTCAGACCAATGAACAACAATCTCTGGTAGCCAATCCACTTGGACGGAGTCACAGTGCAGTAATGTCCTCAAATCTAG GTAAACAGACGATGTTACTTCCACCATTGGGTGATCTAAACAGAAGTCCTAACAATACACTGCGTTTAACCAGCACTGTGAGCCCACCTCCCAACACTTCCGTGGCAGCTGGTACTGCAAGAAATATTGAGAAG aaagagaaaaaagaaaaaggagtcTCACTGATGCGTCGCTTAACTAATATTAAGAAATCGAAGTCTCCTCCACCGACATCGTATTCAATGGATAATCCAGTGTTTGATGATGGAAATACCGTAACTGTTGTAAATCCCGTCCACATTAG gaGTGGAGATAATGGAGTAGGCACAGCTGCCGTAGCTAATCATCATCGTAAGAGTAATTCATTGGATGCTGGTACCGGAAAGCAAAGTAAACAGCAAACTTCGGGTAGAGAGCG AGATCGTGTCTATCGATTTCGTTGCATCGTCCCGTATCCTCCAAATAGTGAGTTTGAATTGGAACTTCGTGTTGGTGATATAATACATGTCCACAAGAAACGTGATGACGGATGGTACAAAGGAACTCTACAGCGTACAGGTCGAACTGGATTATTTCCAGCCAGTTTTGTTGAAGCTTTCTGA